One window of Nostoc sp. C052 genomic DNA carries:
- a CDS encoding aspartate kinase, whose protein sequence is MALIVQKYGGTSVGSVERIQAVAQRIYKTVKAGNSIVVVVSAMGKTTDGLVKLATEISPNPNRREMDMLLSTGEQVTIALLSMALQELGQPAISMTGAQVGIVTEAEYSRARILHIETTRLSRHINEGKVVVVAGFQGISSAGEMEITTLGRGGSDTSAVAIAAALRANFCEIYTDVPGILTTDPRLVAEAQLMDAITCDEMLELASLGAKVLHPRAVEIARNYGVPLVVRSSWTDQPGTWVTSAKPQGRSLINLEIARPVDAVEFDTDQAKVALLRVPDKPGVAARLFGEISRQKVDVDLIIQSVHEGNSNDIAFTVTTPILKRAEAVATAIAPALRSQCNPKLEEAEVMVEHNIAKVSIAGAGMIGRPGVAAKMFATLAEAGVNIQMISTSEVKVSCVVDAAECDRAVLALRTAFEIEAGEQGAGSRGEFLTPTNSSLLTPHSPPPVRGVALDLNQARLAIRQLPDRPGMAAKLFGLLAQHNISVDMIIQSQRCRVIDGVPRRDIAFTVSRIDGENAREMLTQVAAELGWGEVVLDSAIAKVSIVGAGMVGQPGIAAKMFEALAQQQINIQMIATSEIKISCVVAQEQGVKALQAIHAAFELAGSEKFVVPA, encoded by the coding sequence ATGGCGCTCATAGTTCAGAAATACGGTGGTACATCTGTCGGTTCAGTGGAACGTATTCAAGCTGTTGCACAGCGTATTTATAAAACTGTTAAAGCTGGAAACTCTATTGTCGTAGTAGTTTCGGCAATGGGAAAAACCACCGATGGACTCGTCAAACTAGCTACTGAAATTTCTCCAAATCCTAATCGCCGGGAAATGGATATGCTGCTTTCTACTGGCGAACAAGTAACCATTGCCTTACTGAGTATGGCTTTGCAGGAACTCGGACAACCCGCAATTTCCATGACTGGCGCTCAGGTAGGAATTGTTACCGAAGCTGAATACAGCCGCGCTCGAATTTTGCATATTGAAACTACTCGCCTTAGTCGCCACATAAATGAAGGGAAAGTAGTTGTAGTAGCTGGCTTCCAAGGTATCTCTAGCGCCGGAGAGATGGAAATTACGACTTTGGGTCGTGGTGGTTCTGACACCTCAGCAGTGGCGATCGCAGCCGCATTAAGAGCGAATTTTTGTGAAATTTATACAGATGTTCCAGGTATTCTCACTACAGATCCCCGCTTAGTTGCCGAAGCCCAGTTAATGGATGCCATCACCTGCGATGAAATGTTGGAATTAGCTAGTTTGGGCGCAAAAGTGCTGCATCCCCGTGCTGTGGAAATTGCCCGTAACTATGGTGTTCCCCTGGTAGTTAGGTCTAGTTGGACGGATCAGCCAGGTACTTGGGTGACATCAGCTAAACCCCAAGGGCGATCGCTAATCAATTTAGAAATTGCCCGTCCAGTAGATGCTGTAGAATTTGACACTGATCAAGCGAAGGTTGCTTTGTTGCGCGTACCCGATAAACCAGGCGTAGCAGCAAGATTATTTGGCGAAATCTCTCGGCAAAAAGTAGACGTAGATTTGATTATTCAATCAGTTCATGAAGGTAACAGCAATGACATTGCCTTTACTGTCACCACACCAATATTAAAACGGGCAGAAGCAGTAGCAACAGCGATCGCTCCAGCACTGAGGAGTCAATGTAACCCCAAGTTGGAAGAAGCCGAGGTAATGGTAGAACATAACATTGCCAAAGTCAGCATCGCAGGCGCGGGAATGATTGGCCGTCCTGGTGTTGCGGCAAAAATGTTCGCCACCTTAGCCGAAGCAGGCGTGAATATTCAAATGATTTCCACCAGCGAAGTGAAAGTAAGTTGTGTAGTCGATGCTGCTGAATGCGATCGCGCCGTCTTAGCACTCCGTACCGCTTTTGAGATTGAGGCAGGAGAGCAGGGAGCAGGGAGCAGGGGAGAATTTCTAACTCCTACTAACTCCTCGCTCTTAACTCCTCACTCTCCACCTCCCGTTCGCGGTGTTGCCCTCGATTTAAATCAAGCGCGTCTTGCTATTCGCCAATTACCAGATCGGCCAGGGATGGCAGCGAAGTTATTTGGATTATTAGCGCAACATAATATTAGCGTTGACATGATTATCCAATCTCAGCGCTGCCGGGTGATTGATGGTGTTCCCAGACGAGATATTGCTTTTACAGTCTCGCGGATCGATGGGGAAAATGCCAGAGAAATGCTCACCCAAGTAGCAGCAGAGTTAGGATGGGGTGAAGTTGTTTTAGATAGTGCGATCGCTAAAGTGAGTATTGTCGGTGCAGGGATGGTAGGACAACCAGGTATTGCCGCTAAAATGTTTGAAGCTTTAGCCCAACAACAAATCAACATTCAAATGATAGCCACCTCAGAAATCAAAATTAGTTGTGTTGTGGCACAAGAGCAAGGTGTTAAAGCTTTGCAGGCCATTCATGCAGC